In Nocardia sp. NBC_01327, the genomic stretch CACGCGCGGGCAGGTGCTGCAGGAGCTCGGGCTCACCCCGGCCGATGTGGCACAGCGCATCGGCGGCTGGCTGAGTGGCAGCGCACAGCAGGCGGTCGAGGAGCAGGTGTCCGGGACGGGCCTGCGCTTGGCCGAGGTCGCCGAGCAGGCGACCGCGGCGGAACTCGAACAGGACAGGGTACTGGCGGAATAGGCGGCCCGGCGCGGCTTTTCAGGATTGGGATCGAACGTAGGCAGCGCTGAGCTTCTCGCGTACATTCTGTAACCGGTTGCAGTTTTTCCGGTCAGGAGTTCGCATGTCGCCAGAGTTCGTGCTCGTCGAGAAGCCGCGCCCAGGTATCGCCCTGGTCACCCTCAACCGCCCCGAGCGGATGAATGCCATGGCCTTCGATGTCATGGTGCCGCTGCGCGAAACCCTGGAGGCGGTCGCCGCCGACAATGACGTGCGCGTGGTGGTGCTCACCGGCGCGGGCCAGGGCTTCTGTTCGGGCGCGGACCTGACCCACGCCGGCCGCGTGCCCGGCGTCGAGGGCCTGACCAAGACCAGCGTCGCCCGCCGCTCCATGGAGCTGCTCAACAATGTGATGCTCACCATCCGGCGCATGCATCAGCCGGTGCTCAGCGCCATCAACGGCGCGGCCATCGGCGGCGGCTTCTGCCTGGCCGTCGGCACTGATCTCCGCATTGCCTCCGAGGACGCGTACTTCCGTGCCGCCGGCATCAACAATGGCCTGACCTCGGCCGAACTCGGCATCAGCTATCTGCTGCCGCGCGTGGTCGGCACCGCCCGCGCCTTCGAGATCATGCTCACCGGCCGCGATGTGGATGCCACCGAAGCCGAACGCATCGGCCTGGTCTCACGCGTCGTCCCCGCCGACAAACTCCTCGAGGCCGCCTACGACACGGCCGACCAGATCATCCGCTGGAGCCGCGTAGGCACCGAACTCACCAAGCGCATGCTCTGGAGTGGTCTGGAAGCGGGCAGCTTCGAATCCCACATGCAACACGAGGGCACCGCCCAGCTCTACGTCCGCCTGACCACTGAAAATTTCGACGAAGCAATCCGCGCCCGCAAAGACCGCCGCCCCCCGGTCTTCGAGGACTGACTCCATCATCCCGGCGCTTTTTGGCCGGGATCCGTACTCAGGACTGATCAGCCGACCGTGGTGGATCCCGGCCAAAAGCATGCCGGGATGACGAGAGTGTTGTCCGGCTCAGGCTTCTTTGCCGTCAGCCGGGAACAGCGCCTCAGCCAGTCGCGAGACAGCGAGATCTCGCTGCCACGGTCTCGCCCCACCGGCGGACAGATAGTCGTCGATCAGGGCCGGGCCTTCGCCGTTCGCGACCGTGCGCGGCAGCCCGTCCCAGCACATGCGCCGCAGCAGGTCCGGCATCAGCAGGTTCTCCACCGGCACCGATACTTCGCTCGAAAGTTCGCTCATGGCCGCGCGAGCGTGCTGCAACCGCGCCGCGGCGGCCGGATCCCGGCGCTCCCACCGGTTGACCGGCGGCGGCCCGTCGAAGGGCTGAGTGAGCGGCGGCAATTCGCTCTCGGGCAGCGCCCGGGCGCGTTCGACCGCGCCGAGCCACTCGCGCGAATAACGCCGCTGCCGGGGCCCGCCGAAGACCGGCAGCGCCCGCAGCTGGGCAATGGACTTGGGTTCGTTATTGGCCGCGGCCACGATCGCCGAATCGGGCAGAATGCGCGCCGGCGCCACATCGCGGAGCCGGGCCAGCCGGTCGCGAGTGGTCCACAATTCGCGCACCACACCCAGCTGCCGGGTGCGGCGCAGCGTGTGGATGCCGGAGGTTCGCCGCCACCGATCCGATTTGGGCGCGGAGGGTTCGGCCAGTCGCACATGCTCGAATTCCTGTGCCGCCCAATCGGTCTTGCCCTGCTCGTCGAGCTCCAGCGCGACCGCGTCCCGCAGCTCGAGCAGCAGTTCCACATCGAGCGCCGCGTAGTTCAGCCAGTCGTCGGGCAGCGGCCGGGTCGACCAGTCCGCGGCCCCGTGGCCCTTGCGTAGTTCCCGCCCGAGCAGCTTCTCCACCATGGCGGCGAGTCCGACCCGCTCGTATCCGGCAAGTCGCCCGCCCAGTTCGGTGTCGTACAGCCGCGCCGGGTAGAGCCCGAGCTCCGCGAGCCCCGGCAGATCCTGATCGGCGGAGTGCAGCACCCATTCCAGATCGTTGATCGCCTCGGCGAGCGGGGTGAGGTCACCGTCCACCGGAATCGGGTCGATGAGGAAGGAGCCGGCGCCCGCCCGCCGCAGCTGAATGAGATAGGCCCGATTCGAGTACCGGAAGCCGGAAGCGCGTTCCGCGTCCACCGCGAGCGGCCCGGTGCCGGCGGCGAGCAGCCGCGCGGCGTCCGTTATCGCGGCAGCACTGTCCAATACCGGCGGCACACCCTCCGCTGGCGCGAGCAACGGTACCGCGGCAGTGGCTTCGGGCTCTTCTGGTACGGACATGGTCTTGAACTCTACGGGTAGGACAGTGGCGATCCGCGTCACGTCGGATAAACAAAGAGGGGAGACTCGGCGCCGGACTTTCGGGAATCGTAGTTGCCCGGCGCCGATTTCGTTGCAGTACAGAAGTTCTCGCGCGCGCCTAGTCGGAATCGATGTCGCCGCGCCGGGTATCCAGTCGGGTTACCCCCGCCGGCGGCAGCCCCGCGGCGTACGCGAGGACTTCGCAGAAGGCCTCCACATGCGGTCGCATAGCGGTATCGCCGACCGTCCACGAGGCGCGCAATTCGAGCTGATGCGCGCGCGGCGGTCCCGCGATATCGCCGTATCGCACCGAGCTCGTCGAGGTGACGGTGCCACCCAGCGCCGTGAACGGCGTGCGCGAATCGAGCGAATCCACCAGCCAGCTCCACGCCACCTCGGGCAGCAGCGGATCGGCGGCGAGCGCGGAGTCGATATCGGCCTGGATATAGGCCACCAGCCGGAAGACGCCGTTCCAGGCCTCCTGCCCGTCCGGGTCGTGCAACAGGATCAGGCGGCCGAAGGCATCCCCGTCGGAATCGACCGGAACCACATTCGTGTCAGGGCGAGTGACTTCCGCTCCTAGTGCATAGGAGTAGGGAGCCAGGCGCTGTGGAGGGCGGATCGGAGCTAGCTCGATCCGGGGGTGCATTGTTGCGGTTCCCATCGCATCGACCGCGGCGCGGAACCTTGCGGGTTCTTCGGGCTCCGGGGTCGGTGCGGCGCCGTCGCGGAAGTCGAGCGGTGTCACGTATGAGGACGGTAGACCTCTCCGGCGCGGTGTAGTGGAAGGCGCGCCGCCCGCGGCCTTTACGATGAGCCGTGATGAGCACTCACTCCCGCCGCCAGCTGACCGATGCCCCCCTCCTCGTCGCCGCCACCGGTGGCGTCCCGCATCGTCGTCCGGTGTGGTTCATGCGCCAGGCAGGCCGTTCGCTGCCCGAGTACCGCGAACTGCGCGTCGGCGTCGGCATGCTGGAATCCTGTTTCAATCCGGAGCTGGTGTGCGAGATCACCATGCAGCCGGTCCGCCGCCACGATGTGGACGCGGCAATCCTGTTCTCCGACATCGTGGTTCCGCTGAAGGCAGCGGGCATCGACCTCGACATCGTCGCCGGTGTCGGCCCCGTCGTGGCCAACCCGATCCGCACCACCGCCGACGTCCGCGCACTCCCGCGCCTGCGCGCGGAGGAGGTCGGCGCGGTCACCGGCGGCATCGGCTTGCTGCTCGACGCACTGGACCGCACCCCCCTCATCGGCTTCGCCGGAGCCCCCTTCACCCTCGCCTCGTACCTGGTCGAGGGCGGCCCCAGCAAGAACCACGAGCGCACCAAGGCGATGATGCTCTCCGATCCCGAGACCTGGCATGAGCTGCTCGGGGTCCTGACCGACATCACCATCGAATTCCTGCAGGCGCAGATCGCCGCCGGCGTCGACGCGGTCCAACTCTTCGACTCCTGGGCCGGCGCCCTGACCCTCGCCCAGTACCGCGAGTACGTCCTCCCGCACTCCGAACGAGTCTTCGCCGAGGTCGCCTCCGCCGGCATCCCCCGCATCCACTTCGGCGTCGGCACCGGCGAACTGCTCGGCGCCATGGGCGAAGCCGGCGCCGACGTCGTAGGCGTCGACTGGCGCGTCCCCCTCACCGACGCCGTTCGTCGCGTAGGCCCCGGAAAAGCCTTGCAGGGCAACCTGGATCCCGCCGTCCTGTTCGCCGGCTCGGCCGCCGTCGAATCCGAGGTGCGTCGAATCGCACACGAGGCCGACGAAGCAATCACCCTCGGCGCCACCGGCCACATCTTCAATCTCGGCCACGGGGTGCTACCAAACACCGATCCGACGGTAATTACCGAAACGGTGAAGTTGATTCACAGCCTGCCCGTGCCACTCTGAATCGGTTAGAGGGCGGAAACAACAAAAGATAAAGACGCCCGGACGAGAAGAAAATAAAACGCCCGAAGAACAAAACAAGAAGAGAAAAACGAAGTGAAAGAGGCTGGTCGGTCCGCCAGTCTGAATATCCTTATATCACACCATAATTCACCTTTCCGTGCCCGTATCGCGGCGGTAGAATAATGGTATGAATCCAGGGGGAGAAACCGTCAACACCGACAGTGCGCACGCACTGTCGGTAGCGGTCGATCACCTCCTGAACGCGTCCCTGGTTCCGTTGCACGATGACGAATTCATCGCACTCATGCGAGAAGTGGAAACGTGTAAACGCAAACTCGAGGCCGTGCAGACCCGTTTCGTCGTGGAAACCACCAGTCGCGGCTTGGCCCAGCGCGGCGGGGTGGCGTCCCCGAAGGTGTTCCTGCGTCAAACCCTGGGTATCTCCCGTGCCGACGCCGCGTCCCGGGTCAGCATCGCGGTGGAGACCGGCCCGCGGATCGTCTCCGGTGTGGAGCTCGAACCCACCCTGGCACATGTGGCTGCCGCGCACCGTGAAGGGGTGATCGGGGTCGATCATGTGCGGCGGATCATGACGGTGATGAACCGTTTGCCCGGCAGTCTCGACATGGACGTGCGTGAGGCCACCGAACTGCAACTGACCGAGTTCGCCCCGACCGGCTACCCGGAAGGGTTGCCGGTGATGGGTGAAGTGTTGCTCGCGGGTTTGGATCCGGATGGCTCGTTGAGTTCCGATGCCGATCGTGAGCGCATGCGCGGGTTGACCTTGGGTGCCGAGCGTGCGGATGGGATGTCTCCGTGGAACGGGGAGATCAACCGCAAGCTGCGCTCGGTGCTGGAGCCGGTGTTCGCGAAGCTGGCCCGCCCGGGGATGTGTAATCCGAAGGATCCGCAGAGCCCGTGGGTGTCCGAGCACAAGCTCGATGCCAAGGCGATGGCGGCGTGTGCCGAGCGTGACACCCGTACCCCGGCCCAGCGCAATCATGATGCGCTGCTGGCGTTCCTGCGTCCGGAGTTCGGTGGCCCGGCCAAGCTCGGTAAGCATCGTGGTCTGCCGGTGTCGGTGATCGTGACGATGAGCGTGACGGATCTGGAAGCCGACGCCGGTGTGGCGACGACCGCGTCGGGTGGGATCGTGTCGATCCCGGAGGCTTTGGAGTTGGCGTCGAAGTCGAACAAGTATCTGGCGGTGCTGAACCCGGTGGGGTTGCCGCTGTATCTGGGTCGCGGTACCCGCTCGGTGAACCTGGATCGCACCCGCAGCTCCTCGGGTATCGAGTCCGTGTCCCGTTCGGCGGGCCTCGATCCCGGTGCTCACCCGGCCGGTTTCGAGCCCGGTTCGCGGGCAGGTGGTGCCGATCGCGAGTGCGGGTCGGCTGATCTCGGACACCGCGCCCGGCCTACCGGCGACCAGGGCGTTCCGGGTGCGGCCGGTCCCGGCCATGCGTTTGGCTCGTCGGGAAGCTGTGGTGCCGGTACGCGCACTGCCAGCGCCGAGACCGGTGCGCGGACAAGCAGTTCCGGCCGCGACCACCACTCACCCGGCACCGATGCTGACTCCTGTGCGGCGAGCCCCGGCGAGGATACTCGGCCCGCCAAACTTGAGTGCGGTTCGCGGGCAGCCGGTTCCGGCCCCGAGCTGCGCTCGTGCGGCAGCAAGGACGACTCCCACCCTTCGGCCACCCAGGAGGGCTCCGGGGCGGCGAGCCCCGGCGAGGGTGCTCGGCCCGCCAGCCTCGAGTACGGTTCACGGACAGACGGTTCCGGCCCCGAGCTGCGCTCGTGCGGCAGCAAGGACGACTCCCACCCCTCGGCCACCAAAGAGGGCTCCGGGGCGGCGAGCCTCGGCAACGGTGCTCGGCCCGCCAGCCTCGACTACGGTTCGCGGGCAGGCGGTTCCGGCCACGACCCGTATGGAGCTGGCACCGAGGGTGCTTCAGGATCGGCGAGCACCGGCCACGGCACCCGGCCCGCGTGGTTGGTGTTCGGACCGCGGTCCTTCGGGACCGAGCGGGTACCTCGGTTGGCCAGTCCTGCACAACGATTGGCGCTTATCGCCTCGGAGAAGGGCTGCACACGGCCTGGGTGTGATGCCCCGGCGACGATGTGCGCGGTGCATCACATCACCGAGTGGAGCAACGGTGGGCGCACCGATATCGACAACCTCACCCTCGCGTGCGATCACTGCCATGCCCAGGTTCACGACGGACCGGGTGGGTGGAAAACGGTGGTCATGGGACCGGAGTCGGAGTTTCCGGGAAGGACCGGGTGGATCGGGCCCGCGCACATCAACCCGAGCGGGGTACCGCAGGTCAATCATCTGCACCACCCGCTGGAGTTGAAGGCTGCTGCGGTGGCACGGATCCGGGCTCGTAACGAGCGGGAACTACAGCGCTACCGGCAGTAGGTTCCACACCCACCTGCTGACCCCCGTTTGCCCCTGTTCCACCGCCGGGCTGGTCCCGTCGGTGCTACAGGTCGTTACGCGGGCGGGGGTTTCGGGGTCTTGGTTCTTGGGTCTGGGTGCTTCGGGTTCTTGGTCTTTCGGGTTTTGTCTTTTCGGGTTTTGTCTCTGAAACCGGACCACAGCCGGTCGACCGAGCCGGTACCGCAGGTACCTCCCTACTGCGGAAGGTAAATCGGGTACCCCACCCGACGCCACCAGCACAGCCATCTCGGGCCCTGCCCGCACCCGGAGACCCAACCCTGCCTCTCGACGCACGCAACCCAGGTGCACCGGCCTCATCTCGGCCTCGAAACCCCCCGAAGCGGGCACCGCACAACGCTTCTCCCCGACCGCACAGCAGGTGTCCGCACGGCACAGAACCGATAACCGTTGTGCCGCTGAGAGACCCGCTGTTCCGTCGCCAGCTGTAGACGTTCTCGACATCGAAACGGCCGGTGCACCGTGGATTTCTCGCCACTGGCTAAAGATCGCCGCCGGACCCGTCCTTACGGGTCACAGGATTCCCTTGGGGTGGGGAGCCGAGGTCGGGTGCGTCTCCCAGGGTTCCTGCGCTTCTTTGTTCTGTATGACACCGGGGGAGCAGCACCGGACACAGCTCACACCACCTGCGAAGGTAGGTTGCAAGCAGGAGAACAGCCCATATGAACGAGGAGTGATCAATGCGGATCGCAGTAGTCGGCGGAGGTATCAGCGGCCTCGTGGCGGCCTATCGCCTCCGCAAAGCTCTGGGCCCTACCGCCGAGCTGATCCTCCTCGATCG encodes the following:
- a CDS encoding enoyl-CoA hydratase, producing MSPEFVLVEKPRPGIALVTLNRPERMNAMAFDVMVPLRETLEAVAADNDVRVVVLTGAGQGFCSGADLTHAGRVPGVEGLTKTSVARRSMELLNNVMLTIRRMHQPVLSAINGAAIGGGFCLAVGTDLRIASEDAYFRAAGINNGLTSAELGISYLLPRVVGTARAFEIMLTGRDVDATEAERIGLVSRVVPADKLLEAAYDTADQIIRWSRVGTELTKRMLWSGLEAGSFESHMQHEGTAQLYVRLTTENFDEAIRARKDRRPPVFED
- a CDS encoding ribonuclease D; amino-acid sequence: MSVPEEPEATAAVPLLAPAEGVPPVLDSAAAITDAARLLAAGTGPLAVDAERASGFRYSNRAYLIQLRRAGAGSFLIDPIPVDGDLTPLAEAINDLEWVLHSADQDLPGLAELGLYPARLYDTELGGRLAGYERVGLAAMVEKLLGRELRKGHGAADWSTRPLPDDWLNYAALDVELLLELRDAVALELDEQGKTDWAAQEFEHVRLAEPSAPKSDRWRRTSGIHTLRRTRQLGVVRELWTTRDRLARLRDVAPARILPDSAIVAAANNEPKSIAQLRALPVFGGPRQRRYSREWLGAVERARALPESELPPLTQPFDGPPPVNRWERRDPAAAARLQHARAAMSELSSEVSVPVENLLMPDLLRRMCWDGLPRTVANGEGPALIDDYLSAGGARPWQRDLAVSRLAEALFPADGKEA
- a CDS encoding DUF3000 domain-containing protein; translation: MTPLDFRDGAAPTPEPEEPARFRAAVDAMGTATMHPRIELAPIRPPQRLAPYSYALGAEVTRPDTNVVPVDSDGDAFGRLILLHDPDGQEAWNGVFRLVAYIQADIDSALAADPLLPEVAWSWLVDSLDSRTPFTALGGTVTSTSSVRYGDIAGPPRAHQLELRASWTVGDTAMRPHVEAFCEVLAYAAGLPPAGVTRLDTRRGDIDSD
- the hemE gene encoding uroporphyrinogen decarboxylase; the encoded protein is MSTHSRRQLTDAPLLVAATGGVPHRRPVWFMRQAGRSLPEYRELRVGVGMLESCFNPELVCEITMQPVRRHDVDAAILFSDIVVPLKAAGIDLDIVAGVGPVVANPIRTTADVRALPRLRAEEVGAVTGGIGLLLDALDRTPLIGFAGAPFTLASYLVEGGPSKNHERTKAMMLSDPETWHELLGVLTDITIEFLQAQIAAGVDAVQLFDSWAGALTLAQYREYVLPHSERVFAEVASAGIPRIHFGVGTGELLGAMGEAGADVVGVDWRVPLTDAVRRVGPGKALQGNLDPAVLFAGSAAVESEVRRIAHEADEAITLGATGHIFNLGHGVLPNTDPTVITETVKLIHSLPVPL
- a CDS encoding HNH endonuclease signature motif containing protein codes for the protein MNPGGETVNTDSAHALSVAVDHLLNASLVPLHDDEFIALMREVETCKRKLEAVQTRFVVETTSRGLAQRGGVASPKVFLRQTLGISRADAASRVSIAVETGPRIVSGVELEPTLAHVAAAHREGVIGVDHVRRIMTVMNRLPGSLDMDVREATELQLTEFAPTGYPEGLPVMGEVLLAGLDPDGSLSSDADRERMRGLTLGAERADGMSPWNGEINRKLRSVLEPVFAKLARPGMCNPKDPQSPWVSEHKLDAKAMAACAERDTRTPAQRNHDALLAFLRPEFGGPAKLGKHRGLPVSVIVTMSVTDLEADAGVATTASGGIVSIPEALELASKSNKYLAVLNPVGLPLYLGRGTRSVNLDRTRSSSGIESVSRSAGLDPGAHPAGFEPGSRAGGADRECGSADLGHRARPTGDQGVPGAAGPGHAFGSSGSCGAGTRTASAETGARTSSSGRDHHSPGTDADSCAASPGEDTRPAKLECGSRAAGSGPELRSCGSKDDSHPSATQEGSGAASPGEGARPASLEYGSRTDGSGPELRSCGSKDDSHPSATKEGSGAASLGNGARPASLDYGSRAGGSGHDPYGAGTEGASGSASTGHGTRPAWLVFGPRSFGTERVPRLASPAQRLALIASEKGCTRPGCDAPATMCAVHHITEWSNGGRTDIDNLTLACDHCHAQVHDGPGGWKTVVMGPESEFPGRTGWIGPAHINPSGVPQVNHLHHPLELKAAAVARIRARNERELQRYRQ